The DNA segment TGAGTGGTTAATATTTGTAAGGATGGAACAGTCAGTAGGGAGAGTTCTAGACCATTTCCAGAACCTAAACCATCCCTAAAAGgttattttcaccttttttagatttttcacatctatttttatgtgttttcagGTGTTACTTCCAAGAGAGGATCAGAACTTTtagggaaaaattatttcttttcagactAGATTGAGTTTAATGACCAGACAAATCAGTAAATATTATTTCACTTGGTTTTTCCTCATCTATCACCAAGGATAAGAGGATATAAGGAagatgtatttatatttttctgggaaaatagaaaaatacccTTGTGAGGCCAAGAGTTTAATAAGGAACATCCTCACCATTCACCAGTTAAGAAGACTTGAAACAGAGTGaaagaattaatattttgatgCAAACCTGCCACAATCCATGGAGGAGGTGAGGAATTTCCTGAGGAACAAATTGATCTGAAGGGCCACAGCCTGAGACGAAACCTTAGGTGCCACATGGCCCTTTTAAGTTTATTTACAAAGGATGCAGGATTGCTTCTCCCAGCTCCATTTTGGAGAGCAAACAGCCATTAATATCCTCTGGAAAGCACAGTCCTGCCTTTAAATGTGTGATCCAAGCATGCCCATGGGATGAGGTCCCTCAGGGGGATGGCAGCCAGGAAAACCAAGCATGCCCCACCCTTGGGTGGGTGATAAGAGGAAAATTGCTCAGACAGAGGCAGCTCTGTACTTGCAGAGGAGCACAACTCAGCACTTTGGTCTGGGGAGTAATAGCAGAACACACCTTCTGTGGGGAGCACgtgaggaaaaggaaattccATTTTAGATGGCAAGCTGGAATAAAGTCACCTGTTTTTTTGGACTTCAGTGTAAATACAACCTCTGTTTCTGGCTGGCTCTCTCTTTATGGACACACAAACTGCAATTTCCTTCAAGTCAGGCTACAAGTTGCTCTCCAAACAATCACTGAAGAGTTTTTAGGCAAGAAAACCGAAGGAGTTTTTTTTGCAGGGGTGGCTGCTAAGAGGAATCTGTACCTAAGTGAATAATTTTACACCTAGGGAAAGAGGTGCTGGACTGAGATGCTGCCACACAGAGTAGGAGTTTTTCTATCCGTTTCAAAGTCGTCCTCATCAGATTCCACCCAAAGCATCTTATCCAACTGCATCCTTAAATCTGGGACCtgagggaagaacaaaacagataCAAAAGAGCTTTTGCTCTACCTGGATAAGGGAAATGACTTCCAGCAGCATCTCAGCACGAACTCCAGCAACCAGGAGGATTCTCCAAAGCATCTCCCTAATTTCTTTGTCTCTTCCAGGTATTTCAGATGGCAAATATTGTCTTTCAGGGAATATTAAAGTTCTCACCTGACCCCTTGGAGTTTGTAAACCATGTTAGAATTTAACCAAGGTAAACCAGCTCCACTGTGAAtaacctttttaaaaagataaattattaCTGACACAGAGCAGCCTGTTGGGACAGagacagaaatgttttaattaaaaccagGTTGAAAAAAGAATCAATAATAATGGCATTCAAATAAGCAGAATTCTAATTAAACACTACAAATGATCAGCTTAATTTATGAGACTGACACCACAAAGAACCCTTTTGATTCAGCCTTGTATTGATTTCAGTGGGACACTGAATCAGCACAGCTTTCAAGTCTCACTGgtaaaaaaattgagaaagcCTTAATATTTGTATTACCTTCAGCAGGACAGcaattttaaaatgcctttatGTAGTACATAAATCTCTGCATTCATCTTAAGACAGTATTATCccttaaataattaaaaaatgtttctgctttAGCAAATAATGATGGATATCACCATTATAACCACCCCTGGATTTGGAAACCCTTCATTGCTACAGGGACCAGTTAGTAGGGATTTCCAAACTacattttaaacactttttaaCAACTATGTTTTTAAACAGGACCTTTTTCAAAGACATCTGTCAGCCATTATTATGATATAACCAGAACAGTGTTATTGGTACCTGCACctacacataaaaatataaataaaaagaataaattgagatgttctgaaaagaaaaaaaaacaaaaacaaaacaaacaaaaaaaaacaatggCAAAGATAAAAACTCCAAACTCcttctgctttgtttgttgGGCTTAATCTTGTTACCCATAAGAGGGGTGTTGGTGTCTGCAAATTGCAACACAAGTGAGCTGCTTTGAAATCTCCCACATCTTTCTCCTGTGGGTGATTAATGCGCTGAATGTTCTGGGTGTGAAGGCAGAGGAGAGGAACCATGTGGTCTTTGCTTTTATGGGCAAATTATCTCTTTATTTGCCACTACAGGTTCTTGCCATGAAAACCTTTCTGGTTTTGGGTCAGTGAGGTGGGTACAGTACTACATGGGTTCTGACAGTCCCATAATGGAATATATTTGCTCTAAGTGGCATTAGGAAATGTCATTGAATCATAATTGCTTTTCAAAATTAGCAAGATAAATCAGAGCTCCTTCTAAAAGAGGCTTTGACTTCAATCTAAAAATCATGACCAAGAACTTTATTCATAATTCTCTCGTAAGACTAATTGTACTAAACCACCAAGAGGTAAACCTTTAGAtaaaatgtaatatatatataatgagTACCCTAAATACCCTTGAAATCTCGACCTACTCCTCAGTGCTTTGTCTTCTCAGCCTGATTCAAAGCTGGTCTGCACCAGAAATCCAATCTGACAGCACAGTCAGCACTCAGTTAAAACGCAGACATGTATTTATGCCTACAGATAGCACATGCCATACACACTGTGTTCACACTGCAGGTGTCAGGAGCCCCGAGCTGatctgcctgcccagggcttcTGTTCCTGCAATCCAGGAACAGAACCTGTTACAACCCTTAATAGTCACAGCAAGGTGACCAGAGCAATGGGGACATGCCCCAGAGCCTATCTTGTTCTTTGTACATTTATTTGATCTGCtcaagaaaaatttaaaagaaattcccCCTGGCCTAATGTCTCCTGACTTCCTGtgcttttcctgcattttttcaCTGAGCCAAGAACACAAAGGAGACCTTAATACTGAAAGAGGCTTGTGAGAAAGATGGAGAGTTTTTATCAGGACTTGTAGGGACAGGATGAGGGACAACAGTTTCGAACTGACAGAGGGTGGGTGTAGATTcgatattaggaagaaattctttattgtgaggcactggagcaggtttcccagggaagctgtggatgtcccatccattgaactgttcaaggccaggctggacagggcttggaacagcctggcctggtggaaggtggccctgcccaTTGCAGGGGGTGGagcaagatgatctttaaggtcccttccaatccaaaccattccaggattctgtgactCGGAGAAGAATTTCCTTTCAAACCTCTTCCATAAGCAAGGAGCTGGCACTTCCAATAAAGTGAAACTGGTCAAGCTGATTCAAGAGCTACTTTTCCCCAAGTTTAAAAGGCCATCTCTAAATTCTGAGATTGAGGGCAGGAAGAAACAGAGGTTCATGGTTGGGAACAAGGTAAAAATGTATCTTGAAGGCACTTTCCCATTTCACTCTTACTGAAATTAACTTTGCCCAGCTCCTGAGTTCCCATGCCTGAGACATGCACAGGGATGGTGTGTCCTGGCTCTTGGCAGCAGTTGTGTGGTGAAGGGATTCCTTTGGAGAGTTGCCAGTTTCTATCCATGCAGATATGCTTCCAGCCAGTGCTCCCCAGAATCCTTCAGGGAACTGCaggagcagaagggaaaaaatcacTTAGGAGGAGACAGAGTTCAGCTTTGTGGAAGGCCAACTGTagttacagaaataaaaggggaaaaaatggattttaactTGTATGGACACCTCATAGCAAAGTCTGAGTGCTGCCATTGAGCTGGGAGGACttaaagaggagaaaaacaagcTTTGAAAGTAAAAACTTTAGAAAACTCTAAATAAACTCTAGGTTTGATCTCTCTGTGGACATTGATTTGAAATGGCTGCCTGGGTGTCTCTTACCTGCCACCATGGCATCTTGTTAATCATCTTGTTAATTGTTACTTACTGTAAAATATCTGCAAAGGCTGTCAGCAAAGTCTTGGTTTTGTACTCGATGCCGTGCTTGTCACAGAGGCTTTTCACCAGGGGAGCCACTTTCCAGTAGTTGTGCCGAGGCATTGTGGGGAACAGGCTGCACAATGGGATGAGGGAGAGTTATTGCAGGGCTTGGCTTTCTCCCTGTTCAAAATATTCCCCTGCCTCagattattcccattttttcccccaggatgATACTCACTGGTGCTCGATTTGGAAGTTCAGGTGCCCAGTGAACCAGTCATTGAACAGAGACTGCTTCACGTTGCAGGTTGCgtggagctgggagggaaaaacccaaaaaaccctcagatgACTTAGATTTTATTTACCTGCAAGTCCAACAGTTGAACCCGCAGCAATTGCTGCCCACCCTaatccagcaaaaaaaaatcaaggcaaAGTCAGGGATTACAGCCATCATTTCCCTGAGGAATTCAACACAGTCTAGACTAGCTAGGCTATGTTTTTTATCCTTGATAAAATAGGAAACTGCTGCAAGCCCACTATGTGGGATTACACTGTTGGAGGTAGGATAGATGTGAGCAAAGCTCTATTTACATATTCTTTTTTATCAGGCAATTTTGTCAGATTTATCTGTAGTAAACTTGCAGCCTGTAGGGTGAAAATAAAGGTAACCCACTTTGCTTCCCTTTAGTTGGCCTAAAAGGAAATTGGCTGTTATACCACCAGTACATTTCTATAATAGGGAGGGGAAAGGGTTATGAAAAATATGTCAAGGcctttcaaggaaaaaaacaagattttaaaaatctagatttcctgttttccaactaaaattttaaatggtttgaatatcacagaaatatttattgaatGAATGGAAGGGCAAACCTCATTAACAGTTAATCTCAGAGAATAACAACATTGCCTTTGTTCTATAATTTAGACCAGCAGACCCAGTATTCCAGAATAAAGGAGTTTCTCACCTGAGTAGACACCCAGTCTTTGTTCTTGTCATAATCAATGTCCATTGGGATGTGGTTCATCTGGGACACCCAAATAAACCAGCTACTCTCAAGGTACCTGGGCAGATAAACCCAGAAATTCTCGTCATATCTCTAATCCCATCTAAATTTAACACTAAAACACTTGGCTAAGTATCTTCTTAGGTGAAAAAGCACTTTTGGAATTTAAGAACCACTCAAGTTTTAGATGCAGATGTCCCTGAGCAACCACCACCCCCCCTGAAGTGAAACTGTTTCTTCTGGActatttaattctgaaaaaattgtagttttagttttaatttctttcttttgaagctCAATATTGATTACAAATCTTAATTTTGGGGGCTCTGGGTCTGCTCTGAGTTACCTGGACAGCCAGTAGTACACCATGAAGTTGTTAAATCCCATTAAAGGAACATACATGAGGCAGACTCGGATGTTGAAAGTCACTACCAATATCAGgtcctgtttaaaaaaaaaaaaaaaaaaaaaaagaaaagaaaaataaaaaaaaccccaaacaaatcaGGATGAAAATCAGCCTTTGTTGATGAAATGTCTCCACTCCATCCTCTCCCTTTTACTAGAACTGCAGCTTAAAAAATGCTCTTGATATGCGAATTTCTGATTTATCAGGAGTATGCTCCATGCTGCATAAGGTGGGTGTGTCCCTGAAATATTCCTACTTAACCATCAATAACTGCAGACAACAGCCCTGCCGTCACACTCTGGGTCTCGGAATTTCctggtaatttttatttatctgctAAAAGGCTAAAAAGCCTCTTCTAAActattttctctgcttcagcAAGCCTAGAATCAGCCTTCTCTATCCTTTGTCTCTCTTACCCTTCAACCACCTGCCTAATAGGAGGTGAAGGTGGATACAGTGACATTTTTGGAGTTTTCCAGACAGGGAAGCAGTGCTTACCAACCACTTTTTCCTCTTGATTGCAAAGTAGATTGTTGACAGCTGGAAGAAGGGTACAAGGGCGAGTGGGGCCAGCACTGAAggacagaacagaaaaagaaagacatttgTCATTTCACTGCATCATTATAATGATTCTTCTTTCCAGTGGAAGAAAAATTGCTGTCTTCCACTCATATTAAGCTTCATGCACCCACATAAtctctttgtcttttcttctcATCACTTCTCCATTTCTTCCCCATCCCTGTATCTGTTTGACACACCCCCATCTACATCTCATAACCCAAACAGAGACTTAAGGGGCAATTCTTCCTCATAAGGACCTTCTTTAATGTGAAGGAAGCTTCCTGGAGCTCTCACTTCAATGGGAATATCTTTAAAAACCATTATTTTGTGGGGGAGGAGATGCACTCATGGTTTTAGGGGATACTCACAGATGAAATACTTGTGCTGGTAATTGTAAGGCATGAActtcttcttctgctttccaagctgaaaaatgaaaagataatGAAATATTCACAAAAAGCACAATTAAGTTTATTTCTTCACCTTGTAATTTTTCACCAATTGCACAAAAAAGTTTCTTAACATTACCCCAACCTTTTGTAATGTAATTcttcaaaagacaaaataataaGGAACTAAAACAAACTGCTTCCAGAGCTCCAGTCTGCACTGGATCAACACTGAAGCAAGGAATAAACTGCATAAACAAAAGCCCTGAAATCCACTTTGCCTATCCATGGTGTGCCTAACTTTGATCCTGTTAAAAAGCAGGAAGACATGAGAACTGATTTTCTACATTTTCACTCCATCAAAGCCACTGGACCACAGCCAACCTGCTCTGGATGCTCATGCTCCTACATGAGAGatctttcccaaaatccctgataAAATCCTTCTCAACTGGAGCCAGTGGTTTTCTATCAAAAAGCATTTTGTATCTCCCATTGCAGGAATCTGTCTggaacagcagagctggaatttTCCATGTGTCTTGGAGAGTTTCTTTAGCAGGTAAAAGAGAGAGAGGCATTATTTTAAGAGGCTGGTGTATCTGGCAACAAGGCTGTTTTATCACCCCGTGAGTAAAAGGAATTACAAGGAAAAGGCAAACGAGCCTTTGCCTATCCTGATGCTGTCAGAAACCATAATGGAAGCAGGGAGGATCTATTCATAGTTTCTCTTTTTATGAAAGCCATAAAATTCAGGATTAGGAAATCATTTGCTGCATTTGTGCTCgcatgcagcagctctgctggccctgAAGGATTTGGGTGCCCAACAgctctggcagccaggaggatCCAGAGGGAACATCTGACTCACTAACCCTCTCTTATGCAAGTAGGCTGACTCACCCCTGGAGCTGCCTTCAAGGTGCTTGCCCTTACTTAAGCACTGATTTTAAGCCTTTGCTTCTCAGGAGTGCCTCAGCATTGCAATAACAAGACACTCTCAGATCTTGGAACACTTTGGGAATTACCATGAAATCCTAGAAcggtctgggttggaaggggaccTTAAAAACCAGTTTGTTTCAAGGCACAAATTGGGTTGTCATTCTTATATATTAGATACATATCACACTCTAGCTTTCTGTCACTAAATGTGCTTTTGCAGACCTCCTTGGAGAGGGTCTTTCCCAGGCTGAAGAGCAGAGGGTGCATGTTGAGGTCGGGGTCCTTGTGGAAGCAGTTGGGCTTGGCGTGGTGCTGGTTGTGCAGGTGGTTCCACCAGCTGGCAGGCAATCCCTGCATGGGGAAAAGGGCAACACCAGAGATTCAAACTGGAGCAATATCAAGGATCGCATCTCTATTTACTGCAATTCCCTCACAGGAAACCTTGCCTGGATTTAGGGACACTCCCATCCATTGCTTAGTCCCAATCAGCCCCAGAGAACATTCCCACCACTACCTTCAGCATGTTTATCACCACGATCTGCAGGAGATGATTCCACCTGGGcttcctgaagacagagcaGTGCCCCAGATCATGTTGGAACCAGCCCATCTGGATCTGAAAGACAAAAAGATCACTGAGGAAAGAGAACTGCTTTATTGCAATAATTTGCCTTGTGAGTCTCCATAACTTCATAGTGTGAGTTTCATCCTCCTTCTGATGTGTC comes from the Taeniopygia guttata chromosome 5, bTaeGut7.mat, whole genome shotgun sequence genome and includes:
- the LOC100228631 gene encoding acyl-CoA (8-3)-desaturase-like isoform X1 produces the protein MAPQTGPSEKGTGPVPAFPQLFTWEEIRIHNGRGQGREQWLVVDRKVYDVSQFSKSHPGGSRVISHYAGQDATDAFVAFHNDKSLVKKYLKSLLIGELAPDQPSFESNKKKSLLEDFRELRCTIEKMGLLRPNYHFFFLIFLHLLVLDAASWLVVWYFGISLVPFLAGMVFFTTAQIQMGWFQHDLGHCSVFRKPRWNHLLQIVVINMLKGLPASWWNHLHNQHHAKPNCFHKDPDLNMHPLLFSLGKTLSKELGKQKKKFMPYNYQHKYFILLAPLALVPFFQLSTIYFAIKRKKWLDLILVVTFNIRVCLMYVPLMGFNNFMVYYWLSRYLESSWFIWVSQMNHIPMDIDYDKNKDWVSTQLHATCNVKQSLFNDWFTGHLNFQIEHHLFPTMPRHNYWKVAPLVKSLCDKHGIEYKTKTLLTAFADILHSLKDSGEHWLEAYLHG
- the LOC100228631 gene encoding acyl-CoA (8-3)-desaturase-like isoform X2, whose amino-acid sequence is MRILFYLLFLEEKRDAFVAFHNDKSLVKKYLKSLLIGELAPDQPSFESNKKKSLLEDFRELRCTIEKMGLLRPNYHFFFLIFLHLLVLDAASWLVVWYFGISLVPFLAGMVFFTTAQIQMGWFQHDLGHCSVFRKPRWNHLLQIVVINMLKGLPASWWNHLHNQHHAKPNCFHKDPDLNMHPLLFSLGKTLSKELGKQKKKFMPYNYQHKYFILLAPLALVPFFQLSTIYFAIKRKKWLDLILVVTFNIRVCLMYVPLMGFNNFMVYYWLSRYLESSWFIWVSQMNHIPMDIDYDKNKDWVSTQLHATCNVKQSLFNDWFTGHLNFQIEHHLFPTMPRHNYWKVAPLVKSLCDKHGIEYKTKTLLTAFADILHSLKDSGEHWLEAYLHG